GAGCACGGCCGCGCCGGCCGGGCCGGCGCCTGCGAACCGGGTGGTGGGCGAGCGCCTGATCGTCAACCGGGAGCCGGAATCGCCGTTCATCGCCTTCAACGTCTGGGTGCAGTCCGGGTCGGCCCACGACCCGGCCGGGAAGGAGGGGCTCGCGGCGCTCACCGCCTCGCTGCTGGCGGGCGGATCGACCACGAGCAACTCGTACGAGGAGATCCGCTCGAAGCTCTACCCCATGGCGACCGCCTACGGGTCGAGCACCGACAAGGAGATGACCGTCTTCCGGGGGGTCGTGCACCGCGACAACCTGGATGCCTTCTACGCCCTGCTGCGGGACGCGGTCGCGGCCCCGGCCTTCCGGGAGGAGGACTTCGAGCGGGTGAAGACGCAGACCGTCAACTTCGCGGAGCGGGCGCGCCGCTTCTCGCGCGACGAGGAGCTCACCAAGGAGCTCCTCTACCGGGAAGCCTACCGCGGCACGCCGTACGAGCACCCGGTGGACGGCTACGTCCAGTCGATCCGCTCCATCACGCTCGACGACGTGCGGCAGTTCTACGACACGCACTACCGGGCGGGGAACGTGGTGGTGGCCCTGGGCGGCGGCTTCCCCGACGGCTTCGCCGAGCGGGTCCGCGGCGACTTCGATACCCTCCTCAAGCCGGGGGAGGCGCCGCGCGTGGCCCGGCCGCAGCCGAGCCGGCCCGACCGGGTGAAGGTGCTCCTCGTGGAGAAGCCGACCGACGCCTCGCCGGTGTCCATCGGCTTCCCCATCTCCGTGCTCCGCTCGGACCCGGAGTTCCCGGCCCTGATGCTCGCGAACTCCTGGCTGGGCGAGCACCGGAACTCCTTCGCGCGGCTGTACCAGCTGATCCGCGAGCAGCGGGGGATGAACTACGGGAACTACTCCTACGTCGAGGCGTTCCCGCTCGGCTACACGACCCAGCTCCCGCCGGTCAACGTGGCCCGGCGCAGCCACCTGTTCGAGGCGTGGATCCGCCCGGTCTCGATGACCGCGCCCGGCAACCTCCACGACCGGACGCTCTTCGCGACCCGGGCGGCGCTCCGGGAGATGGACCGGCTCGCGTCCGAAGGGCTCCCGGACGCGGAGGTGGCGCGGACGAAGCAGTTCCTCGGCAACTACGTGGTCAACTGGGGGAACACCATCGGACGGCGGCTGGGCTACGACGTGGACGATGCGTTCTACGGGATCCCGGACCCCGGCTTCCTGTCCAGCATCCGCCCCGCCCTGGCCTCGCTCACGCCGGAGCAGGTGAACACGGCGGTGAAGCGGCACCTGAGCCACGGGGGCGGCTACCACGTCGTCATCATCACCTCCGACGCCGAGGGGCTGAAGCGGAAGCTCCTGTCCGGGGCCGCGACCCCGATCACCTACGCGGGCGAGCGCTCGCCCGAGCTGCTGGCGGAGGACCGGGAGATCGCCTCCTACCCGATCCCGGTGCGGGCGGAGGACATCACCATCATCCCGATCGCCGAGGCGCTGGAGCGGTAGACGGGCTTGCTGAGTGGCAGGTGCGGGCCGCCGCCGGGATTCCGGTGGCGGCCCGTTTGCTTCCGCGTGGGGTCGGCGGGGGGAGGCTCCTCCGGCGGTGCGACACCCGAAGGGACTCGCCAGAGCACTCGCCCAGCCCCTCGGGCGAGACGTGATTGCGGTGAGGGCTCACACAGACGCACCGCCTGCTGAGCCTCCCCCCGCCTCCCGGGCACCCTCTCCGGTATCTACGACACTTCGTCGAAGAGGGCGAGGTGCCGGATCAGCGAGCGGCTCTCCAGGCCGCCCGCCAGGGCGCCGGTGAGGACGCCGTTGGTGCTGATGAAGGCGGCCAGGACGAACCGGTCGAGGAGCGTGACGCGCGGGTCCTCCAGGGTGGGCCAGGTGGCGATCAGCCCCGCGGGGAAGATGAAGAACTGGATGAAGAGGATGAGCAGGCCGACGAGCAGGAAGAGGCCGATCATCGCCAGCAGCATGGTAAGCAGCACCGTGACGTTGAGCGCGGCGAGGTGCTCGGTGAGGATCCGCTGCTCCTTCTGCGGGAAGAACAGGTTCTGCACCCGGAGCAGGTACCACGTCGCCGCCAGGATGCTGATCACCGCGAAGGTGGCGGCCGTCGAGGGCGGCATGTTGAGGCCGACGTCCCAGATCTCCGCCGTGAACACCAGGATGAAGACCGGCGCGACCGCCGCGGTGGCGAGGCCGGGGAGCGAGAGCGGCAGGAGGAGCGCGCGGTTGCGCCAGAGCGGGCGGAGCACCGGCCCCAGGTGGCGGGCGGCGCTCCGGAGGTGGAACGCCACGGTCGAGGCCGCGCCGTGCGCCGGCTCGGTACGCTCCGGGATCCGGGCGGCCCGCGCACGGAGGCGCGCCTCCTCGCCGGGGCTGAACCGCGGCGGCGCCCTCCCCTCCTCCTCGAAGCGGAACGGGGCCATGACGCCGCCGCCCTCCCTCCCGGGCGGGAGCCCGAGCAGGCGCCCCAGGAGGTGCAGGCCCAGCGCGGTCGCGTTGTGGCGGACCGGCTCCTCGTCCAGCCGGCGGACCGGCCTCCCCCGCGGGGAGACCAGCAGCTTGCGCGTGGAGAGCACGGCGATCCGGCTGATCTCGGAGGCGAGCCCGGGGACCACCCGCTGCTTACGCGACACGAGGCCCACGTCCGTGATCACCAGGAGCACGTCGTAGGGGCCCTCGACCATGTGCAGGCTCGCCTCGTCCAGGAAGTCCGAGGGGCGGCGCGCGTCGTCGTCCGAGAGCTGGTAGGAGTCCACCATGTCGAACACCCAGCGCGCCCCCGTCGCCCGCTCCATCTCCGGGCGGACGTCCTCCATCAGAGCGCGCGCGAAGGCCGTGAGCGCCTCGGCAGAGGCCGCGGGCGAGACGGCGAGCAGCACCCCCGCGTTCACCTCCGGCGCTCCGCCCCCGCTCGCTGGATCCATGCGTGCTCCTCCCGGATTGGCCTCCGCTCTGCCGCGGCCCACGTCCGGCCGCGGACTTGCAAGCCCCGGTCCGGCAGGCCGAGAGGCCGCCACCACGGAGCCGGTCACCGGGGAACGCCTTGACGGAGACACTGCTGAGCCTGGGCGCCGCCATCCTCCTCGCGGCGGTGCACGTCCTTTCGCGGCTGCTCCGCCGCCTCCAGGAGCTCCCGCGCAGCCGCTTCCTTTCCTTCGCGGGGGGGATGTCGCTGAGCTGGGCGGTGCTCCGGACGCTGCCGGGGCTGGGCATCGACCAGGAGGTGCTGGAGCGCGCGGCCGAGGCCGAGGGCCTCTCCTTCCTTCGTGAGCACGTGTACCTCGCCGTCCTCGCGAGCGTCCTGCTCTTCTACGGGATGGAGCGCCTGGCGAAGCGCTCCCGGCAGGTGGGGCGGGACGTCCACGGCGTGGACCGGACCTCGGCGGCGGTGTTCTGGGTGCAGACCGCGTCGTTCGCCTTCCTGAACTTCCTGATCGGCTACGCACTGGTGGGGCGGGTGGAGCGCGGGGTCGTGCCCCTCGCGCTCTTCTCGCTCGCGATGGTGCTCAAGTTCCTGGTGAACGACCACGCGCTCTTCGCCGACCACAAGGAGCTGTACGACCGTGTCGGGCGGTGGGTCCTGGTGGTGGCGGTGGCCGGCGGGTGGGTGACGGGCTACCTGACCACGCTCCCGGAGACCGGGCCCGCGCTCCTGCGGGCCTTCATCGCCGGGAGCGTCCTCTTCAACATGCTGAAGGAGGAGCTCCCCGCCGAGCGCCAGAGCCGCGCCTGGGCCTTCATCGCGGGGGCGGTGAGTTATGCCCTGCTGCTGCTCGCCGTGTCCTGAGGCGACCGGGCGCGCCCCCTCGCCGTCTCGCGCCGGACGACGGGGGCGACCCGGGTCCCGAAGAGCTCGATGGAGCGCATCACCTTCTCGTGTGGCAGGGTCCCGACGCTGAACTGGAGGAGGAAGCGCTGGTGCCCGAAGATCTCGTGCTGGAAGAGGATCTTCTCGACCACTTCCTCCGGGCTCCCCACGAAGTTCGCGCCCCGCAGCGTGCGCGACCCCTCGAACTGCTCCCGGCTCATAGGCGGCCAGCCGCGCTCCCGGCCGATGCGGTCCATGGTGGCCGCGAAG
This DNA window, taken from Longimicrobiaceae bacterium, encodes the following:
- a CDS encoding pitrilysin family protein, with protein sequence STAAPAGPAPANRVVGERLIVNREPESPFIAFNVWVQSGSAHDPAGKEGLAALTASLLAGGSTTSNSYEEIRSKLYPMATAYGSSTDKEMTVFRGVVHRDNLDAFYALLRDAVAAPAFREEDFERVKTQTVNFAERARRFSRDEELTKELLYREAYRGTPYEHPVDGYVQSIRSITLDDVRQFYDTHYRAGNVVVALGGGFPDGFAERVRGDFDTLLKPGEAPRVARPQPSRPDRVKVLLVEKPTDASPVSIGFPISVLRSDPEFPALMLANSWLGEHRNSFARLYQLIREQRGMNYGNYSYVEAFPLGYTTQLPPVNVARRSHLFEAWIRPVSMTAPGNLHDRTLFATRAALREMDRLASEGLPDAEVARTKQFLGNYVVNWGNTIGRRLGYDVDDAFYGIPDPGFLSSIRPALASLTPEQVNTAVKRHLSHGGGYHVVIITSDAEGLKRKLLSGAATPITYAGERSPELLAEDREIASYPIPVRAEDITIIPIAEALER